In Plasmodium reichenowi strain SY57 chromosome 5, whole genome shotgun sequence, the following proteins share a genomic window:
- a CDS encoding hypothetical protein (conserved Plasmodium protein, unknown function) — translation MIFLSFLNQYEETKKESYNLLKENSNVNPKVKVLESTYINCEINNKKREWSNNKLNKELSKWNHDIICSKKYQYNPFKQSCGKHFDFLKEGQKYYTSSEQFQKRDYNLIFQNLRNSPSIHIATCGIFMTIIIGLLNLKNKKI, via the exons atgatatttttgtcatttttaaatcagtatgaagaaacaaaaaaagaaagttacaatttattaaaagagAATAGTAATGTAAATCCAAAAGTTAAAGTTCTTGAATCGACATATATAAACTGcgaaataaataataaaaaaagggAATGGTccaataataaattaaataaagaattaagTAAATGGAACCatgatattatatgttCAAAGAAGTACCAGTATAATCCATTCAAACAATCGTGTGGTAAGcattttgattttttaaaagaagggcagaaatattatacatcCAGTGAACAATT TCAGAAGAGAgattataatttaatttttcaaaacCTAAGAAACTCTCCTTCTATTCATATAGCCACGTGTGGTATTTTTATGACAATCATTATAGGcttattaaatttaaaaaataaaaaaatatag
- a CDS encoding phosphatidylinositol 3-kinase, translated as MKIRYDKCSSTKDLNYFFHLKLGFFVSYKNHNDKYSFKNNILQKNDTILFFKKKLKIMEYIKNNKYNSNVEGNQRFNKKPEKNKNTKENVYTDHTNQNAKSKIYNYDMNDDSYSSYVNKNNFFRISSFLILNNEFFGYPLQFVCETEGRSRNHEHYPNVHGDNIKYDKYNVNKYNKYNVNKYNKYNDNKYNKYNDNKYNKYEDDKYEKSRKKKKLNNLYKTILTKKKKKKMNSNLCIINKIYKYPIKYYQLNSKAFVFFIIKNVGVPKITYYSYCKLFSKNGVLNQGIQICKLYHVNKKKKIKQIIFEALKNKITFSYDNNTSNIKKNIYKFLKKNCAYHDLIKLFYFKTHKQREKCNKKLNIEKIFGVHKSSRYNYKTYKKKKKIDMCKNYCDDTLDTYYRKYYKGQLSGQHKYIKRTGEQKEEHLIKYTHLNFNTGKDKTFYKELYKCKYIEKYISSINYFLLEKRRMFNKYKQQEWCVNKNEEDKKKKKKENDDNINNINNINSINNINSINNINSINNINSINNINSINNNHCDNHCHNVCMCGTYGNTEKCNVPHRTNNTNLQYIKKRIINMNILDNIRSNKTYKYIDKNKFKCFTYYSCKNYNVCKNIIEKYKLYKFLKKKKIEGYMILNFLNFNKELIYYNEHKKDMSTLHDNLFDVISNNQNENVKYNNICNNNYDWFFNAFDYVGNLEESVTCFNNHKKKENIKNKKNKNRNINIKKKKKNLFYNEQHNIKNNNNDYNFDNFPSSLYSDLTNKKMRNTTQVNNIKDENYLQMHIINKDVRKNKDGNVLLNSYYNCKFGKSINTFCKEIYKEEHKNVYIYNKKITKMNIKMKKEQKYICMDSKRNTRRDNSKNIKIYNSKNIKIYNSKNIKIYNSRNIRCDKRKYFHLNRNKKKNGCVKKYKLYHERNTLVYKNNKGSSNFFLKKEIEKSTKKLNDIFEHISNYTNRISKNINITNKNRYDDYPFDFLSKDKMEYISMLSPTINEIKTLNTILTIPLIKMNEYEKNCIWRFRLQLLNRKETLGKFLKSINWNNKEEEEEAIILLNKWAKPGIENCIELFYSHLHNSIIKKYIIDIIKNSKKEEIKLYLFQLVQSLRTFNYQHIDNLFINTLIKKCIKSKKLSIYFYWFLLSESKDKIKGKLYLHIHKLFINKLMTSNIGKNKIILDILKNQNRFRNQLLYLTKIAKNKTDRIQNKTRKLRNFLFYYRTNYGYINIKDFIKNNIFISHNNVYDFLDLCKMKRQNSMDTPMKGDKIGQAGYLGKVPGMVKSTHHNNKYGDNKNNHSDDNKNIYSDDNKNNHSDGNKNNYSDDNKNNHSDDNKNNHSDDNKNNHSDDNKNNHSDGNKNIYCDDNKNNHSDGNKNNHSDGNKNIYCDDNNYLKNISYEHFNEDRYDNKKSTDIYTCNKDICNSIYYLDNELTINYDIKDDLYFFQYKRSSNQKLLNLDLSNDSNDMIHYIDDSKNVKIERNRDNSFFSNFLQFNNNLDFFLNATYSDEDNNYEILDDSINFVQKQKIKKIKTPLILPIDPNIELLSFLPEQSYVLRSSLYPIVIACLVRKKIKLYNENYNNLIINNHTFYKNDQIKNHIINNLSYDKSYHSYYNSQFVKTLQNSFESTRSLNYHYNFLKCSNNNIFYKNKKIERIKANTSIQKSFQSNENRLNIKHPAYYSNNHCVHNIKKMNKDKKDNYIFSEKVLPCVSNSCLSDKMRSSYDKMMSSHDNMMSSHDNMMSSHDIMMSSHDKPVTPSGVSSLGDRTCKDEKKNRKKYNEIYQLSIKKYIYKAGDDLRQDHLVIQIIYVMDNIWKRYGLDLKMTLYRVLALSTDDGFIEFVDYAESISSIKKNYKGEIRQYFIDNSTCSSSPLGFDTEILQNFISSCAGYSVITYILGIGDRHLDNLMVTKDGRFFHIDFGYIFGEDPKPFSPPMKLCKEMIEAMGGAHSIGYEQFLKKCCLAYKYLRYHSQLIISLLDAMCDAGLKDMKMSPELCVLKVQEKFRLDLNDEAAEIYFLSVINASVKTLFPVVVDKLHEWALNWK; from the coding sequence atgaaaattCGATATGACAAGTGCTCCAGTACAAAAGACCTAAACTacttttttcatttaaagttaggtttttttgtttcttataaaaatcacaatgataaatattcctttaaaaataatatcttacaaaaaaatgacactatattattttttaagaaaaaattaaaaataatggaatatattaaaaataataaatataattcaaatGTAGAAGGTAATCAACGATTCAATAAAAAACcagaaaaaaataaaaacacaaaagaaaatgtaTATACTGATCATACAAATCAAAATGCaaaatcaaaaatatataattatgatatgAATGATGATTCTTATTCTAGTTACgtaaacaaaaataatttttttagaatatcatcttttttgatattaaataatgaattttttGGATATCCCCTTCAATTTGTTTGTGAAACAGAAGGGAGAAGTAGGAACCATGAACATTATCCGAACGTACATGGGGATAATATTAAgtatgataaatataatgttaataagtataacaaatataatgttaataagtataacaaatataatgataataagtataacaaatataatgataataagTATAACAAATATGAAGATGATAAGTATGAAAAGAGtagaaaaaagaaaaaacttaataatttatataaaaccatattaacaaaaaaaaaaaaaaaaaaaatgaactctaatttatgtataataaataaaatatacaaatatcctataaaatattatcaacTAAATTCCAAAGCgtttgtattttttattattaaaaatgtagGTGTTCCtaaaataacatattattcctattgtaaattattttcGAAAAATGGTGTTTTAAATCAAGGAATTCAAATATGCAAACTTTATCATgtgaacaaaaaaaaaaaaattaaacaaattatttttgaagccttgaaaaataaaataaccTTTTCGTATGATAACAATACAAGTAATATCaagaaaaacatatataaatttctaaaaaaaaattgtgCTTATCATGATCTCATaaaattgttttatttCAAAACCCACAAACAAAGAGAAAAATgtaacaaaaaattaaatatagaaaaaatatttggGGTGCACAAATCCAGTCgttataattataagacatataaaaagaaaaagaaaattgATATGTGTAAAAATTATTGTGATGATACACTTGATACATATTATAGGAAATATTACAAGGGTCAATTATCGGGCCagcataaatatatcaagAGGACGGGGGAACAAAAAGAAGAGCatcttataaaatatacacatcTGAATTTTAATACTGGGAAAgataaaacattttataaagaattatataaatgtaagtatattgaaaaatatatatcgtctataaattattttttattggAGAAAAGACGAATGTTTAACAAATATAAGCAACAAGAGTGGTGTGTGAACAAAAATGAGGAggataaaaagaaaaagaaaaaggaaaatgatgataatataaacaatataaataatataaatagtataaataatataaatagtataaataatataaatagtataaataatataaatagtataaataatataaatagtataaataataaccATTGTGATAATCATTGTCATAATGTTTGTATGTGTGGTACCTATGGTAATACGGAAAAATGTAATGTTCCTCACAGGACGAATAATACAAATCTccaatatataaagaaaagaattattaacATGAACATATTAGACAATATAAGGAGTAATAAAACTTACAAATACattgataaaaataaattcaaatgttttacatattattcatgtaaaaattataatgtatgtaaaaatattatagaaaaatataaactttataaattcttaaaaaaaaaaaaaattgaagGATACATGATTTTGAATTTCcttaattttaataaagaattaatatattataatgaacataaaaaagatatgtCTACATTACatgataatttatttgatGTAATTTCCaataatcaaaatgaaaatgtgaaatataataatatttgtaataataattatgattGGTTTTTTAATGCCTTTGATTATGTAGGTAATCTAGAAGAATCCGTAACATGTTTCAATAatcacaaaaaaaaagaaaatataaaaaataaaaaaaataaaaatagaaatataaatataaaaaaaaaaaaaaaaaatttgttttataatgaacaacataatataaaaaataataataatgattacAATTTTGATAATTTCCCTTCTTCTTTATATAGTGActtaacaaataaaaaaatgagaaaCACTACACAggtaaataatataaaagatgaGAATTACCTTCAGAtgcatattattaataaagatgttagaaaaaataaggaTGGTAACGTACTATTAaattcttattataattgTAAATTTGGGAAATCTATAAATACTTTTTGtaaggaaatatataaagaggaacataaaaatgtttatatatataataaaaaaattacaaaaatgaatataaaaatgaagaaggaacaaaaatatatatgcatgGATTCGAAAAGGAATACCAGAAGGGATAAcagtaaaaatataaaaatatataatagtaaaaatataaaaatatataatagtaaaaatataaaaatatataatagtaGAAATATAAGATGTGATAAGAGAAAGTATTTCCATttaaatagaaataaaaaaaaaaatggttgtgtaaaaaaatacaaattatATCATGAAAGGAACACCTTGGTATATAAGAACAATAAAGGGAGTAGCAATTTTTTTCTGAAGAAAGAAATTGAAAAAAGTACAAAAAAGTTGAACGATATATTTGAACATATAAGTAACTATACAAATCGTATtagtaaaaatataaatataacaaataaaaatagataTGATGATTATCCTTTTGATTTTTTGTCAAAAGATAAAATGGAATATATCTCTATGTTATCACCAACTATAAACGAGATTAAAACATTAAATACTATTCTTACTATTCCACTTATTAAAATGAATGagtatgaaaaaaattgtatatGGAGATTCAGATTACAATTATTAAATAGAAAAGAAACTTTAGGAAAGTTCTTAAAATCCATTAATTGgaataataaagaagaagaagaagaagctataattttattaaataaatggGCAAAACCAGGTATAGAAAATTGTAtagaattattttattcacATCTACACAATtctattattaaaaaatatattatagatattataaagaatagtaaaaaagaagaaattaaattatatctATTTCAATTGGTCCAAAGTTTAAGAACATTTAATTATCAACATATAGATAATctatttattaatacattaataaaaaaatgtattaaatcaaaaaaactatccatatatttttattggTTTTTATTAAGTGAATCgaaagataaaataaaaggtAAATTGtatttacatatacataaattatttattaataaattaatgACTTCTAATAttggaaaaaataaaattatcctagatattttaaaaaatcaaaaCCGTTTCCGTAAtcaattattatatctaaCAAAAATTGCCAAGAATAAAACAGACAgaatacaaaataaaacgAGGAAATTACGAAActttctattttattatagAACCAATTatggatatataaatattaaagactttataaagaataatatttttatatctcATAATAATGTCTATGATTTTTTGGATTTATGTAAAATGAAAAGGCAAAATTCGATGGATACTCCTATGAAGGGTGATAAAATTGGTCAAGCTGGCTACCTTGGAAAGGTCCCTGGTATGGTTAAATCCACACaccataataataaatatggtgataataaaaataatcacagtgatgataataaaaatatttatagtgatgataataaaaataatcatagtgatggtaataaaaataattatagtgatgataataaaaataatcatagtgatgataataaaaataatcatagtgatgataataaaaataatcatagtgatgataataaaaataatcatagTGATGGTAACAAAAACATTTATtgtgatgataataaaaataatcatagTGATGGtaacaaaaataatcataGTGATGGTAACAAAAACATTTATtgtgatgataataactacctaaaaaatatatcatatgaACACTTTAATGAAGATCGATACgataataaaaagagtacagatatatatacatgtaataaagatatatgtaattctatttattatttagaTAACGAACTTACaataaattatgatataaaagatgatttatatttttttcaatataaaAGAAGTTCAAATcagaaattattaaatttagATTTAAGTAATGATTCTAATGATATGATTCATTATATTGATGATTCtaaaaatgttaaaatAGAACGTAATAGAGATAATTCTTTcttttctaattttttacaattcaataataatttagatttttttttaaatgcTACTTATAGtgatgaagataataattatgaaattCTAGATGACTCTATAAATTTTGTTcagaaacaaaaaattaaaaaaattaaaacacCTTTAATTTTACCTATAGATCCTAATATTGAATTATTATCGTTCTTACCTGAACAATCATATGTATTACGTTCTTCTTTATATCCTATAGTTATTGCTTGTTTAGTtaggaaaaaaattaaattatataatgaaaattataataatttaataattaataatcataccttttataaaaatgatcaAATTAAAAATCATATCATAAACAATTTGTCATATGATAAGTCatatcattcatattacAACTCGCAATTTGTTAAAACTTTACAAAATTCTTTTGAAAGTACAAGAAGTCttaattatcattataatttcttgaaatgttcaaataataatattttttataaaaacaaaaaaattgaaaGAATTAAAGCAAACACTTCAATTCAAAAATCGTTTCAGTCCAATGAAAATAGATTAAATATAAAGCACCCTGCGTATTATAGTAATAACCACTGtgttcataatattaaaaaaatgaacaagGATAAAAAGGATAATTACATCTTTAGTGAAAAGGTCCTTCCGTGTGTTAGTAATTCGTGTTTGAGCGATAAAATGAGGTCATCATATGATAAAATGATGTCGTCGCATGATAATATGATGTCGTCGCATGATAATATGATGTCGTCGCATGATATTATGATGTCGTCGCATGACAAACCTGTGACACCATCTGGTGTTTCCTCGTTAGGAGACAGAACGTGtaaagatgaaaaaaagaatagaaaaaaatataacgAAATCTACCAACTGTCGATAAAAAAGTATATCTATAAAGCAGGTGATGATTTAAGACAAGATCATTTAgttatacaaataatttatGTTATGGATAATATATGGAAAAGATATGGTTTGGATTTAAAAATGACACTATATAGAGTATTAGCGTTATCTACAGATGATGGTTTTATTGAATTTGTGGATTATGCTGAATCTATATCTtcaattaaaaaaaattataaaggAGAAATAAGACAATATTTTATAGATAATAGTACATGCTCAAGTTCCCCTTTAGGATTTGATACAGAAATATTACAAAACTTTATATCTAGTTGTGCAGGATATAGTGTTATTACCTATATATTAGGTATAGGAGATAGACATCTAGATAATTTAATGGTAACAAAAGATGGACGCTTTTTTCATATCGACTTTGGTTATATATTTGGAGAGGATCCAAAACCATTTTCTCCACCTATGAAATTATGTAAAGAAATGATTGAAGCTATGGGAGGAGCTCATAGTATAGGTTATGAACaattcttaaaaaaatgttgtctagcatataaatatttaagaTACCATTCTCAATTAATTATTAGTTTGTTAGATGCAATGTGTGATGCAGGATTAAAGGATATGAAAATGAGTCCAGAGTTGTGTGTCTTAAAGGTCCAAGAAAAATTTAGACTTGATTTAAATGACGAAGCAGcagaaatatattttcttagTGTTATCAATGCGTCCGTTAAAACGTTATTTCCTGTTGTTGTGGATAAATTGCATGAGTGGGCCTTAAATTGGAAATGA
- a CDS encoding hypothetical protein (conserved Plasmodium protein, unknown function~part of same gene as PRSY57_0514500B~gap found within coding sequence), translating into MSSLKKKKQDILWSKKWRNLIQQKAIKEEMNKQLKASLEKQKQEEEEKECTFKPQTLWNQSFKKTISFVDEFFVKLKPYIEQ; encoded by the exons ATGAGTTCTCTTAA AAAAAAGAAGCAAGATATACTATGGAGTAAAAAATGGAGAAAt CTAATACAACAGAAAGCTATTAAAGAAGAAATGAATAAACAACTTAAGGCCTCTTTAGAAAAAca gaaacaagaagaagaagaaaaggAATGCACATTCAAACCTCAGACCTTATGGAATCAGAGTTTTAAAAAAACCATCTCTTTTGTAGATgaattttttgttaaacTTAAACCATACATAGAGCAAC
- a CDS encoding hypothetical protein (conserved Plasmodium protein, unknown function~part of same gene as PRSY57_0514500A~gap found within coding sequence), with product EELRVMLSKAVDKEIMETIIEGYKGVRTRGINKVKREKLDILSKMIKLEREYNCFMARENVDKKDLEECGFDCDLAAKLRNDILKDSLCPNSLRDFAKIRQEINQVLEEELKLRESESATPGGDRYDNKCDDTCDDKYDDKCDDKKDSYDVTYYNTHDDNYLYEKNNQAYDINKINNYLYNNSHTYMTKENVIKQNKEISRNQHISKDAQINNIGEYLISNTNKGNETLNETINKDNKKEKIIKENNNNNNSNNNSNNNKKKNNLEHDHNKNKHYKKNSNMINIQNNYNNVKEENKNILNTNNNIKYNKEENKNGEFTNLYNIVKKEFEISDNYNEEKCIQNNHNKNIYLNNNYMKILKNEEANKYISSLKKDVNSLNVIILNNNKHSNEKNSRNINGNVNGNVNGNINGNVNRNINGNVNRNMENYGYEKTKNYNKKHAYNIINEKNNLNNSGNSEQKIIYTKNKNMIKNSKYDNITERMIDKDGDVYMLYGRLNNENPDNGIIYSEVKLENKNTRYVDKNIYNVKNGDKFYDIYRRNNDNDSSKNNNNNNNNRNENEEIYHNNKIYNISNDHVIYDNKQFYYTKDNLNYTNKKTPLINSQNNIVNVHNMGKDYNNNKKDYVNKPLLNKIFEKFYIH from the coding sequence GAAGAATTGAGGGTCATGTTGTCAAAAGCAGTTGACAAAGAAATTATGGAAACCATAATAGAAGGATATAAAGGGGTACGTACTAGAGGGATAAACAAAgtaaaaagagaaaaacTAGATATACTTTCTAAAATGATCAAACTAGAAAGAGAATATAACTGTTTTATGGCTAGAGAAAATGTAGATAAAAAGGATTTAGAAGAATGTGGATTTGATTGTGATTTAGCTGCGAAATTAAGAAACGACATTTTAAAAGATTCTTTATGTCCTAATTCACTACGAGATTTTGCTAAAATTAGACAAGAAATAAATCAAGTATTAGAAGAAGAATTAAAATTGAGGGAGAGTGAAAGCGCAACCCCAGGTGGAGACAgatatgataataaatgtGATGATACATGTGATgataaatatgatgataaatgtgatgataaaaaagataGCTATGATGtaacatattataacaCACATGATGacaattatttatatgaaaaaaataatcaagcatatgatataaacaaaataaataattatctATACAATAATTCACATACTTATATGacaaaagaaaatgttatcaaacaaaataaagaaatttCAAGAAATCAACATATATCTAAGGATGCGCAAATAAACAACATAGGCGAATATCTTATTAGTAATACAAATAAAGGGAATGAAACATTAAATGAAACTATAAATAAGgataacaaaaaagaaaaaattattaaagaaaataataataataataatagtaataataatagtaataataataagaagaaGAATAACTTAGAACATGAccataataaaaataaacattaCAAGAAAAATTCAAATATGATTAATATACAAAACAATTATAACAATGTTAAAGAGGagaacaaaaatattttaaatacaaataataatataaaatataataaggaagaaaataaaaatggagAATTTACAAatctttataatattgttaaaAAAGAATTCGAAATAAgtgataattataatgaagaaaaatgtattcaaaataatcacaataaaaatatttatttaaataataattatatgaaaatattaaaaaatgaagaagccaataaatatatatcttctttaaaaaaagatgtTAATTCATTAAACGTTatcatattaaataataataaacattcaaatgaaaaaaatagtaGAAATATTAATGGAAATGTTAATGGAAATGTTAATGGAAATATTAATGGAAATGTTAATCGAAATATTAATGGAAATGTTAATCGAAATATGGAAAATTATGGATatgaaaaaacaaaaaattataataaaaaacatgcatataatattattaatgaaaaaaacaaCCTGAACAATTCAGGTAATTCTGAAcagaaaattatatatacaaaaaataaaaatatgattaaAAATTCAAAGTATGATAATATTACCGAAAGAATGATTGATAAGGATGGTGATGTTTATATGTTGTATGGAAGATTAAACAATGAAAATCCAGATAACGGAATAATTTATTCTGAAGTAAAATTagagaataaaaatacgCGTTAtgttgataaaaatatatataatgtaaaaaatggggataaattttatgatatatataggAGAAATAATGACAATGATAGTAgtaaaaacaataataataataataataatagaaatgaaaatgaggaaatatatcataataataagatttataatatatcgAATGATCACGTCATTTATGATAACAAGCAATTCTATTATACAAAAGACAATTTgaattatacaaataaaaaaacaccattaataaattcacaaaataatattgtgAATGTGCATAATATGGGGAaagattataataataacaaaaagGATTATGTTAACAAAcctttattaaataaaatatttgaaaagttttatattcattaa
- a CDS encoding zinc finger protein, putative, with product IPGFPLTSLNKNKTFNQCNELTYENDPQNSRKKKLRKIIEHSQNSLLSGERGIFEFLLCDVGVGLSLSVNEKDVSTYNRDVLPIEYDSIFIKKQKEESLDDALTIHYKNKENENHKHNNEYHNVNNNEINLALGGDIMATYGVLPYYTFHHEYIIYDNSQILPRYLIQFECDPNDDEHFSLPLCDYCSDAPAILYCESDEVKLCEKCDTLIHSQNKIVKKHIRKALNEAQKISGKCKRHMTNDVNMFCTICHIPICNLCISSHAHTDLTTNQNFPYLKNSNNNQDTIISLNMAYKAILHHSNNPSNFIKQKKKNLNDLLAKIDTLHEQVRINMNDTEKSVYTILEDLVKQLHIITDQKMCSVLSEEYELKRQFNEIIWNESFLYYLQTILPPADFMNAWLKHCQFREQIEKNSKVVEELHSLIFPDMRIKGNINIVTESSMHHDKIYHPSDKL from the coding sequence CATTCCTGGCTTCCCACTCACTTCcttaaataaaaacaaaacgTTTAATCAATGTAATGAACTTACATACGAAAATGATCCTCAAAAttcaagaaaaaaaaaactgAGAAAAATTATCGAACACAGCCAAAACTCTCTTTTATCAGGTGAAAGAGGAATATTTGAATTTCTGTTATGTGATGTAGGTGTTGGGTTATCCTTATCTGTTAATGAAAAGGATGTATCCACATATAATAGAGATGTGCTACCTATCGAATATGACAGtatctttattaaaaaacaaaaagagGAATCTCTAGACGATGCATTAACAAttcattataaaaataaagaaaacGAAAATcataaacataataatgaatatcATAAcgttaataataatgaaataaatttaGCCTTAGGAGGAGACATTATGGCAACATATGGTGTTTTACCATATTATACTTTTCAtcatgaatatattatttatgataattCACAAATATTACCACGTTATTTAATACAATTTGAATGTGATCCAAATGATGATGAACATTTTTCTCTTCCTCTTTGTGATTATTGTAGTGATGCACCTGCCATACTTTATTGTGAATCCGATGAAGTAAAGCTATGTGAAAAATGTGATACTCTTATCCATtcacaaaataaaatcGTTAAAAAACATATCAGAAAAGCTTTAAACGAAGCACAAAAAATATCAGGAAAATGTAAGAGACACATGACAAATGATGTTAATATGTTCTGTACCATCTGTCATATTCCTATTTGTAATCTGTGTATTTCTAGTCATGCACACACTGATTTAACAACAAACCAAAACTTTccttatttaaaaaatagCAATAATAATCAAGATACAATCATTTCATTAAATATGGCATATAAAGCTATTCTACATCATAGTAATAACCCATCcaattttattaaacaaaaaaaaaaaaatttaaacGATTTGCTAGCCAAAATTGACACTTTACATGAACAAGTCAGGATAAATATGAACGATACAGAAAAAAGTGTGTATACGATATTAGAGGATTTAGTAAAAcaattacatataataacaGATCAGAAAATGTGTTCCGTATTAAGTGAAGAATATGAGTTGAAAAGACAGTTTAATGAAATTATATGGAATGaatcttttttatattatttacaaaCTATATTACCTCCAGCTGATTTTATGAATGCATGGTTAAAGCATTGTCAATTTAGAGAACAgatagaaaaaaattccAAAGTTGTCGAGGAATTGCattctttaatatttccTGATATGCGAATAAAgggaaatataaatatagtAACAGAGAGTTCAATGCATcatgataaaatatatcatcCCAGTGATAAATTATAG